The following are from one region of the Oreochromis aureus strain Israel breed Guangdong linkage group 1, ZZ_aureus, whole genome shotgun sequence genome:
- the fgf4 gene encoding fibroblast growth factor 4 isoform X1, with protein MGSLAALRTVLILGLVARLAGCAPGLNGTADRWEALYSRSLARIPGEKREESGRDSNYLLGIKRLRRLYCNVGIGFHIQVLPDGRITGVHNEHRYSLLQISPVERGVVTLLGIRSGLFVAMNRRGKLYGSLHYNNECKFRETLLANNYNAYESVAYPRMFIGLRPALCPTCSFDYPSNSSAACSLYKVSKYFFTAL; from the exons ATGGGCTCTCTGGCGGCCCTGCGGACCGTCCTgatcctgggcctggtggcGAGACTGGCAGGATGCGCTCCCGGCCTGAACGGCACGGCGGACCGCTGGGAGGCCCTTTACTCCCGGTCCCTCGCGCGAATCCCGGGAGAGAAGCGGGAGGAGAGCGGCCGGGACAGCAACTACCTCCTCGGCATTAAGAGGTTGAGGCGGCTCTATTGCAACGTGGGGATCGGTTTTCACATTCAGGTGTTACCAGATGGCAGAATAACGGGAGTACACAACGAACATCGTTACA GTCTCTTGCAGATCTCTCCGGTGGAGAGAGGAGTGGTGACCTTGCTGGGCATTCGCAGCGGACTTTTTGTGGCCATGAACCGACGGGGAAAGTTGTACGGATCT TTACATTACAACAACGAGTGTAAGTTCAGAGAGACGCTCCTTGCCAACAACTACAATGCTTACGAGTCAGTTGCCTACCCAAGGATGTTCATCGGCCTGA GGCCAGCCCTCTGTCCCACCTGCTCATTTGATTATCCAAGCAACAGCAGTGCAGCCTGCAGCTTGTACAAAGtgagcaaatactttttcacggCACTGTAA
- the fgf4 gene encoding fibroblast growth factor 4 isoform X2 yields MGSLAALRTVLILGLVARLAGCAPGLNGTADRWEALYSRSLARIPGEKREESGRDSNYLLGIKRLRRLYCNVGIGFHIQVLPDGRITGVHNEHRYSLLQISPVERGVVTLLGIRSGLFVAMNRRGKLYGSLHYNNECKFRETLLANNYNAYESVAYPRMFIGLMRRERSGGEPGTQLRPELSDCVLSQQTKNYK; encoded by the exons ATGGGCTCTCTGGCGGCCCTGCGGACCGTCCTgatcctgggcctggtggcGAGACTGGCAGGATGCGCTCCCGGCCTGAACGGCACGGCGGACCGCTGGGAGGCCCTTTACTCCCGGTCCCTCGCGCGAATCCCGGGAGAGAAGCGGGAGGAGAGCGGCCGGGACAGCAACTACCTCCTCGGCATTAAGAGGTTGAGGCGGCTCTATTGCAACGTGGGGATCGGTTTTCACATTCAGGTGTTACCAGATGGCAGAATAACGGGAGTACACAACGAACATCGTTACA GTCTCTTGCAGATCTCTCCGGTGGAGAGAGGAGTGGTGACCTTGCTGGGCATTCGCAGCGGACTTTTTGTGGCCATGAACCGACGGGGAAAGTTGTACGGATCT TTACATTACAACAACGAGTGTAAGTTCAGAGAGACGCTCCTTGCCAACAACTACAATGCTTACGAGTCAGTTGCCTACCCAAGGATGTTCATCGGCCTGA TGAGACGGGAGAGGAGCGGAGGAGAGCCTGGGACTCAGCTGAGACCGGAGCTGTCAGACTGTGTACTGTcacaacaaaccaaaaactaTAAATAA
- the fgf4 gene encoding fibroblast growth factor 4 isoform X3 produces the protein MGSLAALRTVLILGLVARLAGCAPGLNGTADRWEALYSRSLARIPGEKREESGRDSNYLLGIKRLRRLYCNVGIGFHIQVLPDGRITGVHNEHRYSLLQISPVERGVVTLLGIRSGLFVAMNRRGKLYGSLHYNNECKFRETLLANNYNAYESVAYPRMFIGLRPALCPTCSFDYPSNSSAACSLYK, from the exons ATGGGCTCTCTGGCGGCCCTGCGGACCGTCCTgatcctgggcctggtggcGAGACTGGCAGGATGCGCTCCCGGCCTGAACGGCACGGCGGACCGCTGGGAGGCCCTTTACTCCCGGTCCCTCGCGCGAATCCCGGGAGAGAAGCGGGAGGAGAGCGGCCGGGACAGCAACTACCTCCTCGGCATTAAGAGGTTGAGGCGGCTCTATTGCAACGTGGGGATCGGTTTTCACATTCAGGTGTTACCAGATGGCAGAATAACGGGAGTACACAACGAACATCGTTACA GTCTCTTGCAGATCTCTCCGGTGGAGAGAGGAGTGGTGACCTTGCTGGGCATTCGCAGCGGACTTTTTGTGGCCATGAACCGACGGGGAAAGTTGTACGGATCT TTACATTACAACAACGAGTGTAAGTTCAGAGAGACGCTCCTTGCCAACAACTACAATGCTTACGAGTCAGTTGCCTACCCAAGGATGTTCATCGGCCTGA GGCCAGCCCTCTGTCCCACCTGCTCATTTGATTATCCAAGCAACAGCAGTGCAGCCTGCAGCTTGTACAAA TGA